atcaaaacaaaatagcaAATATTTCGGAAGTTGTAATCGTGTAAGTTTTGTAACTTGAAAGAAATCCTCATAGCACTATGTTTACAGACGTAAATGTGGATGTTTTCATCAGTAATTATACGATAATCGATGCAGAAATTTATCAACTATGGGTAGAAGGTAACACATGTGAGTAGAAAAGCTGTGAATGATGTGCTGTCTCGATTGCTCATTCCATATTGCTTGATTCGTTTCAGTCATGGAAGCGGTAGCATTGCTGAAGCAGAAAGGTGGCATATTCGCCGACGTTCCTCCCGAATTGATTGCGTCGGACGTGCAGGACCATTATCGTACTTACGCAATGTTGGAAAAATTTCTGCACTCTCCTCCGAAGTTGGCGGAGCAGCTCACGTTTCAGATTTGCCCCCAGGACCGTTCACTGCTTATCGAACGTTATTACTCACTTGACGATACGGTTGCACGGGAACTGTTCGGCAAAAAGCTCAATGCACGCAACCGTAAAGATTTGGACGAGGTAGCCGACAAGACGGGCGTACGCTTAAAGTCTTGCAGAAGGCAATTTGACAATGTAAAACGAATATTTAAAGCCGTCGAAGAAACGCAAGGTAATTTGGCGTGCAATATTCGTCAACAGTTCTTACTGCCGGAGGAACTGGCACAAAAATATGCGGCAGTCGTGTTTATCGCCTGTCTGCGCTTTGAAACAACCAAGCGAAAGCtgcaatatttaaattttaaggATTTTTACGAATGTGCACAGGTGGGTTGATGTGCTTCGCGCAcggaaaaagcataattttttaacatttgatTCAATTGTAGGCCTTGATGACTTTCTGGACGTATACTTATCAACATTCGGGTGCAGATTACTTGGACACCGAAATGGATAAAGAATTTCTGCTGGACTTACGCGAGATCCGGTATTTATTGGACAAGGAGAAGGAAATTAAGCAGTAAGTTAATGACTAAGGACGCAATTAAgtatttaattgatttgttgatttttaaaGTTTGGTATCGATGCGTTTGAAACCTACCCTATTGGAGCGAGCGTACCAGgaggtggaaaacaatttccgcTCATACTATCGGGCCATCATCATGATTGCGTGCAATTTGCATCGAACGCGAGAGCTAaggctgttgtttgttgagaTGACGGAACGGTTGATTGAACCTTGGAAGCAGAACGGTTGGACTCGAGATCAAGTACAGATGTTCATGCAGTGTATGACACAGTGCGTGTTGGATTTGGAGGTGCCGCGAGACAACCAGGACATTCGGTGTCTGTGGGACCGTTATATGCAAGTCATAAATGTATGCCTGTTCCGAATGTACCACTCGTAATTCATGTATCCACCTGAATTACGCACTTCGAGTCATGGGAAAATGCAATAGCGATAGATGTAGAAATTAGCATACCATTTATTCTCTCCATCGCTTCCATAGCTGTTACTgtaaagtttttaaatataataaacaattaaataaatagataaaaacaaaataataagttTGTTCCAATTCTGCCCTCAAAGATCTTTGCATAAAAGTGTTTCGAttcgataacaaaaaaatagttatttcAACATTTGAAAGAGAATTATGCGTATTGAAGTTATATGAGTTTGAACGACACTAAAACGCTACCTAAACCTTATCAAATACGATCATATCAAATTATTACTTATTAGTTGAGTAAATTCATAGCTATATTTGAGAGTCATGCTTTCGTCTAGACACTTaatttctattaaaaaaaagaaaaaacctttCAACTAACGAACAAAGAAAGCAGAATGGCCAGGAACAAAGAAACCAAAGTCTAGGAacttaatttacctttttcctAATCTAACATCTTCCAATCAGCAAGTCGTTCTGTTTGTGATTGGATCATTTAGATGTAGGTATGGAATGAGAGCAATGAATGATCGCTCAAGAAACCGAGCATTCCTTTGCTTTGTATTTTTACTGTAATAAAGTGCAGTAAGACGAGCTCATGGAGATATTACAATATTTGCCTTGAGATATATatggaaattgtttaatgaattaaattttaggatttatttaattcattGAAGAAAAGGTAGTGTCTATTACaatgatttatttcaaaaGCCATCAATACACCTGCTTCAACTATATGATTTTACAAATTACTTACTTCAAAATACATtattttctaaacaaaaaaaatctaatacTAGAATATCTAGTTTTATGTATAACATTCCAATACGATTTTACAATTTACTTACATTTTACTTATTGCATAGGTACTGCAATCACTACTGTAAAGAGTACAAACCCCTCGCGGTTTATTCTTAATGGCTGTCAAATTCTTATTAGagccttttttatttacacatttaCGCCTTCAGTCTTACGGTTTGAAACGGACGTGTTACGCTTCCTTTCACTGTATGAACATGACCGATCCAACGGTGGCTGGCTTGTGGTATATGGTACATTGAATGGAGATAGCTAAACAATTGGTAATTTTAATGCGCTGGAGTGGTGGCGTTGAtacgtccgccagaaaggccgggattaTGGCTTGGTAGGAGACGTATGCGGTTTAGAGGACGCAGTAGGTCAAGCCCGCGAGGCAGTTGTAGCGccagataagtaagtaagtaagtccCTGTCGTTCTTTTACGAGCACAGATTAAACTCAAGAGTAAGTTAGCTATGTCctagaaagaaaacattcaaaacagtGGTATATCAACAGATAAAAATATGGTTCCATTTTGGTAGCAAGCGAACACATCTTTATTAACAACGTTTACATTGCGTTAAATGGACCGCGGATTGATGGCACCATTTGAGTAGAAATCCGGGAACACAAACAGTAAACGAAAACTACTTGCCCTAACCGCGCGCTAGCTAAATGCTAAATGGTGGGGATGAACAAACGATGCTATATTTAACAAAAGGACTGTGTGTAATGCACAATCCACCTAGGATAGCGCATGGATTTATGGAATGGAAAGCGCATGGAAAGGAAAGGTACGGCATGACCGGAAGGATGGAGAATCTTCCTACCAAGCACATTAAGGACAACGCGTTATGGTGcaattctttttatttgtgcaCTTAGCTCAGCTAGCTTTTCATTCGTTGGTGTTCGAAAAAGCTGGGAAATGAACACGGTCATTGTTGTACCATCCTTTGTGGTCGCTGTTTAAATTGCATTGTCTGAGGAGCCGGAAACGAGTATGATTTTCTTCTTTAATTTCTATATTGCGGAAATCTAATTTATAGAATTAAAGCATtgtggtgtgtatgtttgtgtgtgtgcgtctgttACGGAAATATCTCTTTATGTTGCCTTGCGGTAGAAGCTAATTATTTTAGGAAATGTGTTAAATATTTGCTTAATAACTATTTATGTAATCTTTTTCGCTTAAGACgggaatggaataaaatgtcagcaaacaaaatttgtatCTTATAAACTTGTCAGCTACTTAACTAAAGTTCTTCTTTATGATTTACAATGTCTAGATGTAATACAacaattgtggtttgtttaagagtcgtttcacattttttgttgctaactTAACCGGGTGTTAGCTTGCTTGTTTGGCCGACAAATTATGCAAGAACTATTATCAAAATGTGCTCTACTAGTTGTTTGATATATAAATGATAACACTACTACAACATTTTCTCTAAATTGTATCGATATTGTTTAAGCTtaaggtgtgtttttttcgacTATGCAGATCAATAATGCAGTAAGAATGCGGTGTAACggttataattaatttttcatattttctgtTAACCGATTTGTGATTTCTTGTACAATTTGTAAGGTTGTTTTAGACCCGCATACAATAGCAACGATCTGAAGCATGCGTtgtaaagaagaaaattatctGTTTAAATCTAATTTTAGttatttgtaacatttttaacattgaGTTAAAGTGTTAATAGGGGTTTTAACTCTGGCAAATGATGTTGCTAAGCGTGATTGGAGGATAATGCGTTTATCCAAGCTTAGGATAAAGTATTctgaaaatttattactttataCCAAATTTTGGTTCAATGTTTTTGATTTAGTAATATTAACACTATTGAAAGCTATGTGACTCTATGTTcaagaataaatttaaacattgttAAAGTAAACGTGGAGATAATTCATATGAGTTTAAGTAGCGTACCGTCATGTGATATCTTATTTACCAGTACTTTCACATTGTGTTCTAGCaactttttattaaaaaccaCGTAAAACGCCGTGCTGTCTTGGGAAACAGTCggatgttgaatgttttaaccACACCCATTACATTTGTGACTGTGAAGCTAAACAAAGCGTTAAAGCGAATTTGCAAAAAACGCCATCAAATGAAAATCGTTGCTAGTGTTTTGAGatctttttttcctcaaaTAATACTCCAATCGTCTTGAAAGGCACATCTGTAAGCGCACATTCTCCAACCACTTTCACCGCCATCTTGCTAATTGTTTTCGCATGTTTTTACGATCTATTTGGTGTACAAGTCGTAGCAAATTGAGCcgtttatgcaaaacaatcaCAGTGCCATTCTGTTTCCCCACAGCCGAAGAGAGCGGCAAATTGTCCAGTTTTTTCTGGCTCTTCTTCTGCTGTCTAAGAAACGCTGTGTTCGGTACTGTTCTAACCCGTATAGAGTGTTTGTAAACTCGTCGAAACTCTTCGCATGCCCTGGGCAATAAGGGCAAGAAAATGTAAAGAGACGCACGGACTCCACGATGTCGGTTATGGGCCAGCTGCACTGAACGATGAAGATTGTTTTGATTCGATGCTAGCTGCTGATAGCGCTGGTATCATGTGCTGAAGTTcgaatagtatttttttttcttttgttctggTTTCTTGTTCCACTACACAACGCATATATGGAAACTGGACGCTTTCTTGAACGGTACACCCCGTCGATATGGGGGTTTTcctgaatgaaaaaaaacatgtcaaTGCCAAGTATTTAACTTTCAGCTGTTTCAGCTTGTTCGTTGTGTTGGTTAAGGTTTTTAGTGTTTGTAATCGATTGTGAATTGGATAAGGATAATTAATTGgataggaagaaaaacattcctATCGAAAGTTACTGCTTTAGTGTGTTGTGTTATCGAAATTAACATTAAATGCTATTAACATTACTATCACTCTTCCGCAACCTTTCTGGCCATAAGAGGAGGGACTATTTATTTCCCGGAAGTATTTTCTTTGTTAGTGTCTTGTTCCAGAACACAAGGGACAAGCCCTGCGAAGGGTGCGATAACGATAGCGTTGCGTAACCTTCGAACGACCTTCATCTTTTGCTAGACCATAGAGTGATTTTCCCACATACTCTTATATAAGTATTCTGGAAAAGTACATGCTTGTCTGTAAGTGCCTTCACTGCGATACAGAGCAGTGGTAGTAGTAAAACATGTCATTTGAATAAAAGCAATGAATCGTTCAATAAAGATGTTATTTTGGATTTATTTCTTTGCACGCTAGAGTATCGGATTTTGGAAACCACGTGATTTGAcgacattttaaaacaaatacgcAAACGCTGGCCGAAACGGAACGTGTACCACCACCGAGGGTCAGCTGTTTGTGCATTCGTCTCCTACTCACCCAGACGGAACGTTGATATGCACCAGATGGAACCGAGGAGTCGTTGTCCTTTGCTTGCAACTGTTTGGTTTTGGCGAGGTCTCAGTACCCGGGAAGTGGTCGGCCCCAAAAACAAGAGCCCAGAAACATTACGAGCGACGTTAGTAGcagacacaaacaaaccgaatgTATAAGCTACTGAAACCGATCAACGCTCTCGTTTGCAGCGGATACATTCGGGTTCGGTGATTTCGGTGGCTTCGGATGTATGTGATACAGACATGTTTCGTGAGTGCGGTTGTTGCACGAtcgggagtgtttttttgttgttgttttgtgtcacGCATCAGAAAGGGTGGAGTGGttaaattgtagaaaaatCGTTGTAAAAATCTTCTTTTGCTCCCGTACCAGATAGTTGTCGGATGTGTTTGTAACGAGCGGCTAGAGCatatggaaatggaatttttgaTAATGAATGGTAATTATAatgaacttttgtttcaactaAGTTATATCAAACAGTGTATAAagtttttaattcattttgattttgaaatgtGTCTCGTTTTGTTGCCCATGATGCTAATAATTGATAATTCCCATGCGTTTTGCGTCTCCATTAtcaaacaccaggcgtctccattgaatTGCTCATTATTTAGCAGTAAACATGAATGGGCAACTTACTTTGTATAAAATTATTGTACGATATGGTCTCGGCATAGGAAAAATATACTTCAAAACACACCTCCTTTAAATTTACACCATCATCTACCTCTGTAGGTACAGTGAGAATCACGTGTTGTTCATTTGTTACGAACAACATCCAAAAGACTTCCCAATAACTGTACCAATACACTTCACATCAAGTATGCGAGAAACGTTGGCCAATCTAGGTTGGCAAATTCTTTCTCGATTGCTATTCACCAGGCAAACATACCCTAGTGATCTTAAGAACCAGCCagagaaagagaataaaacaatCGAACTTCATGTGGTAAATTTTGGGAAAATCTTTAGTAACTCTTCAATAGGGAGTTCGAAGTGGAAACGGTAAAAAGAAAGGCCTACTATCAGCCCTTGTGGTTGTGTTGCATTACATTTCGGGAGAGGTTTTGCCACTGTTTTCCCGATGCAACGTGAATGTTTCTCATGTCTACGgtcgccacacacacactcactgaCATACAGAGACTATGTCCAATGGCACTCTCTTTTTCGCACCCTAATCGTTTGTGAAGGGACAACACATTTCCCGTACACTGGAGGACGCTTGTCTTTAATCGCTTCGTTCGAAAGGCGCCTTCAAGGCGTCCGACACGATTTCTCCGTTTGATTCTTGTAACAGCGTCTTCCCAACTCGCATCCTCCCGCTGTGCTTCGGTGGTTCGGACGCCACGCAAGCAGTCGATTGTTGCGAAGCTGATTTTATCGCGTGCGACGTCGCACCAGCCGAGCGGCCGAACCCGAAGCTAGTAATCCTAGGCGATACGGGTGGGGACTCTCATCTCCTCCCTCACCGTGTCCCTGGAGAATGGAAATAATGCGCGTTTATGGGTGCGTGGGCGTGAGCGGATGCGAAACCGAAAAGGTGCGGACAAAACGGGCGGTCGCACCATCGTCGAGCATACAGGGACCAAGAGCGTCTGGTCGTTCGCTAGACCGAAGTCATCACAGTCGTCGTCATTCCGTCGTCAAACTCGGACCGTGAGTGATCGCGTGAATCGTGCGCGCATTTTATCCTCCATCGGTACGCGTGTATCTCGTGCGTGACAAAGCTGACACTGTGGTGCAGAGTGGTGAAGAAAGTGCtgtgaaagttttgtttcTCAACTCACACTCACGGCGTTCCCGGGGTGTTCGGAAGTGTAGGTACCAGGTGGTTTATCGCCGTCTTCCATGCTGAGTGATTATTGAAGCGCGCAAATACGTACCGTTCCACGATTGTGGTGTATTGAAATGGGTATAAACAGTGAGAGATAATCTCGCTGATTGATAGGATGCTTCCGGGATTGCGAGGACGTGTTCGCGTTATTTACGAAGGTGCGCTAGgggagaagtttttttttcctccacccgGTAAAGGTGTGATAAATGGCCGCACGTAATCCTTACCAGCCAAGCACACAGCGttgtgtgtgctttattttctcACAACTCGCCTAGTTGCAACGATTATGTTTGCAAAGGGATATAATGTTAGCGAGAAGTTAGTGACATTCCGTTGGGAAACAGAAGGAAATTGTCTTGTTTCgtacaacaaaaccacaccgTGTAAGTTTGTCGCTGGTCGTTTGCAGCGGTGTTATCAGGGTCCTTCCTCAGAACCCGCGACCGAGCGTTGGCCCAAAAATGTTGTGACCGAAAAGTTTTGggagaaaaatttaaaacattttccccatttagggtttcggaaaaaaaactttggtAAGCTGCTGACAGTTTACATGTGCCCGGAGGCGTTTGTCAATACCGGTTACCAACAATATGATGGGACCGTTTCTTTTTGGGAAAATATGCTTAATACGTGGCTAATGTAAGCAAGCAAATGCCCTGAAGCATTTTCCTTATTTAGAAGTAGAATGCAAAGTAATGcggtacaaaagaaaaaaaaacaagtaaaatgGAAGCTACTTATGAACGCAGGGCACCTTCTCACACGAAAAAACAGCGTTAAGTTGGTTAGAttctattgaaaaaaaaaagccgtgAATGTGCCTTCTTCGCTGGTTTGGAAAAACCACAACCGGGCAAGTGTCGACCCTGTTTTACAGTTTGTTTGCTGGCCcggattttcgtttttcgcCCAAACCAAGACGTTTTAACTTTCAACGGCAGACGAACGCTTTCAACGTTTCTTCGTACCGTTCGTTTCATTCCGTGGGtagattttgtttaaatcGTTTGGCAGTTTCATATTAACCTTCTGCTCGCAACATCTTTCAACAGCGCGACGACTTCTCATGCtgggtggcttttttttcggttgggACCGGATTAGGGGATGCTTTTTGACCGAATTGCAGTCCGAACCAACCACGCAAAGGTTCGAGGTTTCGGGTTAGCGAGCATTTTATTAGTTGTTGCTTCATTTCAAAGAGCTCCCATTTCGAGATTGTTGGTGTAAGTTTGAGACGGCGGCAAAGATTCTTAATTAATGTGTTGTTTAGAACGAGAATCTAGAAAACTGATGCTTGAGACGGCACAATATGTACATAAAATGAGCattcggttttcttttttctgtgctCGTATCAAATGATATGGAAATAGACTTTATTGTTCAATATTAAATGAAGAAAGTTAACTATTTAAgtataaaaaaaggattttaagCCACTACTTCGTAATACAATTTTTTgctagaatttatttttagtggTGCAGTGGTTTCGATCTAAAATAGTAAATGAATCATTACAATTGAATAATAGTGCGATTAAATTACACCCGCTTCCATTGCACGTGTCACACTGTCAAAATGTGTGCAGTGGAATTTATTGCGCCCCGTGCATGAGAAATACATCCACTGCGGGTGTAGGGCGCTGGAAATAGAATCGTGTgaaaattaatgcaaagtGATTGACTGCATACTAACAAACCGCataccacacatacacacacacacacactggtgaGCGTACGTTCTGGTAAGTGGCCGAAACAGTAGCGAGGTACAAATCACATGTTTACGATCATCGCGATCTGCGATCAGGCAGTGGGCCACTAGTAAACAAAGTGAAAACCGCTCATTCCGTTTCAGGATTCACCGCGTGTGTAAAATCTACGCGGTATCTGGAAATTAATCTTCCTGATAAATGCGCCAGTTTTGTTGCGTTAGTTGGGTGAATGTTGGCCGATCAGTGCAGGTGTTTCGTGGTGAACAGGTAGAAACCGTTGGACCAAGGATCGTTTAAATACGGGGGTCCGGTTTCCACCGTGAACGATAACTCAGTGTGGAATGTATGAAACGATAAAAGTGCGCTGTGCTGTTTCGGTTTCTTTTACAGCACAATCTGCACCTAGCTGCCGTGGTGTTCTGTTGCGAAGTCGTAATTTGCTGTACCCCAAGAGATTGACTAATGCAGCGGAAGTTTCCGATAAGGCTGGGCTTCTGGTGCCGGGAGTTCCAAAGCGTACGGCGCTTTGGAATGCGTGTCTCGATTTGCCCGATAACTACTGTACGGTTAACGATACGGTTTAAATGGTAGGGTCGTAAAATTGTTACTGGCATTTAAAGACGGCCTACGGCAAACGGAGGCCGTGGACTGGCATACAGGAGCAACGCTACCGCTATCGTAAACGATATTTAAATTGGCCTTTCTGGAGTAAATAAAATGGTAGATATAGGTGGCACCGTACATTTCTTGGCTGCTTACATTTGTTTGCACACTTTCATAGCTTTTATTCTGCCTTTCTTGGTAATACATTGCGAACAGTGCGGAAATTgtaaaagttttaattaaatcaatttaaaacgaaaagcaaacaatgcgCCGGGTGTTTTACACTCTGTACACATCCATCAGCAACGGAATCCTACGGTTCCAGATTGTCAACAATCCAATCGGTAAATGCGGCCACGTTCGTGTAGACTGCGGGTTCCCCGGTGATGGCACATTCCTTCTGGAAGCTGACAACACCCGCCAGATACCAGGCACCATCCGTGTGTAAATGCATCAATGGGCCGCCCGTATCTCTTCTACATGTGTGCTGATCACGCACCGGTTTCGCGCAAATGTTTTCCCCATCGATGCTGGCGTGTGGGTACTGGCTACGGCAAACGTCACGCGAAACTCCCACCGAGGCATAGTTCCATTTGTTATCACTACCACCAGTAGCTGTGGAATGGGGGAATACGTTAACGTGTTACTAATCAACTGGCACAACTGGTTCGACTGTCGTCGTATGTTTGATTGATTAACTCCAGCGTTAACCTACCGTCGGGTGTTTTACCCCAGCCGCTTTCATAGAAATGGTCACTTTCGGGGTTGTAGTTTGTCCACGATGCCGCTTGGAATGGTAAACAAATCGGTGCGACTGATTCATCGAACTGCACCTTCCGTGCCAAACGGAGCAGAGCGAGATCCTGTTTCACTGCCGGTGATTCGGTCCCGGTGTAGTTGGACGGTACGGTAATTTTTTCGATGGCAATATCCTGAACCGGAATGGCACACTCATTGTTGTTGGCAATCGTGATACAATCGGGATCGGTTTGCAAATCCCAATCACCTACCCGCACAGACACGCTGCAATGAAGGGAAGGCAGtagttgtttattatttctgGTCGGAAGGGCAATTCTCGCAATCATCACTCACATTGTCCAGGTTTTTTTAATTCCCATAATGCAGCGGGCCGCAGTAACTACGTATCGCTCACTAATTAAAGATCCTCCGCAATGGAAACGATTCTCACCATCTGCAAGAGTGACGAGAGTGAAGTTGGCGAACGTGgggaaaaccaaaacatttaGAGGTTTATTTAGTTCTGGTTAATTACAAAGATTTGAGAAAATAGATCTTGGAAAATCTCAAAATTTGGTTAATGTAATGTTGATAGTTTTCCTAATGTGTTTTAGCTTTAGCAATATTAATCGTTGCTCACACTCCAACTCGTAAAGCGAAATCAATATGGGTATTTTACAAAATGAAGTTTCTATAGCATGAATCGGTTACTAATTTATACGCGAAAAAAGCAACTAGAATATTCCCGTGTAATGCACTCAACGTTTGCTCTTTGATCGATGGCAATCGAGTTGAACGCGGATTGAGTTTTACCTTTCGTTCGGTGTTGAATCAGGACATTccatggaaaatgaaacagacTAGCCAACTCGCCCCGAACCGGGCCTCGGTACGTGTCCACACCGCACACCGTCGGTAGCAAACCTTTTTTCTCCTCCGGTGTGCTGAACCGATTTTCGACCAGTTCGGCAATCGTTTCCGCCTCAACCGGTTTATCCGTTTTGGTGATGTTCGGAGCATTGCAACACACAAGTGCTTTGGTTTCGAGCATCCCGCATCGTATCGCTTCCAGATAGCGTATGTCATTGTTCGAATGATTCGGCTTCGTTAGCAACGCACGGGCAAAGGGACATTCGCGCACCAGCACACAGGTGCCCTGTTCGCCATCCGGACCCTGACAGCTGGAAAGATCTGAAGAAATTTGATACATAAACACACTCGTGCAAACTTGCAATGCAACGTGTACGCACACTGCGCGACGGCGATGTTCAGACACGCGACGAAACACGGCACTAAAACACTCCACACGGGCGTTCCCATCGTTCGGCGCTGTACAGTCGGAATCGTTCTCACTCAAAAAACTGTGACGTCCACCAATGGGCCTGCTAAGCGGTTGGATGCGTTCCAACGACTGACCGGTAGCGTTGCCGTCAGCCGATCTACAATCCCGGTTCTGGCCGGACAGCTTCCAGTGGCGAAACCTGTTTTCTCGCGCTGTCATTCTCGAGCGAAACATCCCGATCCCTTGTCGGCTGACGAGATATGCTTTTGCATAGTTTGCCGGTACGTGGACGTTTGAATGAAGCGGCCAGCATTCACGTTCGTGCTGCACGTCTTCCACTTTGCATCAAAACACAATACcgctaggtttttttttgttgataacaTGGTTATTCCACCGCACGGGAACGGTTATGAGCGGGCGCGATGATAATCAGAAGCAATAAACATTGGAAATACCAAtggggcttttgttttgttttctccttttGGCCGCTACTGGAAAGCGGATTGTTTGTGATTGTACCACATATTCGCATCCAACAGGTTCTCGCGggacttgtgtgtgtgtggggagcttgtgagctttttttttgtcatccgGATGGGATGTCGAGTTAAAGACGGACGAATAATTGGTCACTGTTTTGCATGACCTGTTGATAATGGGCACAagtttgttgaatgttttgctaacactcgtt
This region of Anopheles marshallii chromosome 2, idAnoMarsDA_429_01, whole genome shotgun sequence genomic DNA includes:
- the LOC128719942 gene encoding acidic fibroblast growth factor intracellular-binding protein; protein product: MFTDVNVDVFISNYTIIDAEIYQLWVEGNTFMEAVALLKQKGGIFADVPPELIASDVQDHYRTYAMLEKFLHSPPKLAEQLTFQICPQDRSLLIERYYSLDDTVARELFGKKLNARNRKDLDEVADKTGVRLKSCRRQFDNVKRIFKAVEETQGNLACNIRQQFLLPEELAQKYAAVVFIACLRFETTKRKLQYLNFKDFYECAQALMTFWTYTYQHSGADYLDTEMDKEFLLDLREIRYLLDKEKEIKHLVSMRLKPTLLERAYQEVENNFRSYYRAIIMIACNLHRTRELRLLFVEMTERLIEPWKQNGWTRDQVQMFMQCMTQCVLDLEVPRDNQDIRCLWDRYMQVINVCLFRMYHS
- the LOC128706863 gene encoding CLIP domain-containing serine protease B4-like, with translation MGTPVWSVLVPCFVACLNIAVAQYLSSCQGPDGEQGTCVLVRECPFARALLTKPNHSNNDIRYLEAIRCGMLETKALVCCNAPNITKTDKPVEAETIAELVENRFSTPEEKKGLLPTVCGVDTYRGPVRGELASLFHFPWNVLIQHRTKDGENRFHCGGSLISERYVVTAARCIMGIKKTWTIVSVRVGDWDLQTDPDCITIANNNECAIPVQDIAIEKITVPSNYTGTESPAVKQDLALLRLARKVQFDESVAPICLPFQAASWTNYNPESDHFYESGWGKTPDATGGSDNKWNYASVGVSRDVCRSQYPHASIDGENICAKPVRDQHTCRRDTGGPLMHLHTDGAWYLAGVVSFQKECAITGEPAVYTNVAAFTDWIVDNLEP